The proteins below come from a single Haliaeetus albicilla chromosome 22, bHalAlb1.1, whole genome shotgun sequence genomic window:
- the NPRL3 gene encoding GATOR1 complex protein NPRL3 isoform X6: protein MPTMILFNVVFALRANADPSVINCLHNLSRRIAIVLQHEERRCQYLTREAKLILAIQDEVSAMSETTEGPQSPFHHILPKCKLARDLKETYDSLCTTGVVRLHINNWLEVSFCLPHKIHYVATNFIPPEAIERSLKSIRPYHALLLLNDEKSLLNELPLDCSPALVRVIKTTSAVKNLQQLAQDADLALLQVFQLAAHLVYWGKAIIIYPLCENNVYMLSPNASVCLYSPLADAFSCQFRGHNLPSMLSKFSLPVSLSEFKNPLAPPVQETQLIQMVIWMLQHRLLIQLHTYVCLMVPPNEEDFRAQDEDMPFTARVGGRSLSTPNALSFGSPTSSDDMTLTSPSMDNSSAELIPGGDSPLNKRMTENLLASLLEHEREAILNVPAAQNPEDLRMFARLLHYFRGRHHLEEIMYNENMRRSQLLMLFDKFRSVLVVTSHEDPVISVFQSLLK, encoded by the exons ATGCCCACTATGATTCTCTTCAACGTGGTGTTTGCACTAAGG GCCAATGCAGATCCATCTGTGATAAACTGCTTACACAACCTCTCCAGAAGAATTGCCATAGTCTTGCAGCATGAGGAGCGCCGCTGTCAGTACCTGACCAGGGAGGCCAAGCTGATCTTAGCTATTCAGGATGAAGTGTCTGCCATGTCAGAAA CCACAGAAGGGCCACAGTCCCCTTTTCATCATATCCTACCCAAGTGCAAACTGGCCAGAGATCTCAAAGAGACATATGACAG TCTCTGCACAACGGGGGTGGTCCGTTTACACATCAACAACTGGCTGGAAGTGAGTTTCTGCCTGCCTCATAAAATCCATTATGTTGCCACAAACTTCATACCCCCTGAAGCAATTGAGAGAAGCCTGAAATCTATCAG GCCTTACCATGCCTTATTACTTTTAAATGATGAGAAGTCATTGCTTAATGAGCTCCCATTGGACTGCTCTCCTGCCCTGGTGAGAGTAATTAAAACTACCTCTGCTGTGAAGAATTTGCAGCAACTGGCTCAAGATGCTGACTTAGCATTGCTGCAG GTTTTCCAGCTTGCTGCACATCTTGTTTACTGGGGAAAAGCAATTATTATTTATCCACTGTGTGAAAACAATGTCTACATGCTTTCTCCAAATGCTAGTGTCTGTCT TTATTCTCCATTAGCAGATGCGTTTTCTTGTCAGTTCCGGGGCCACAACCTGCCGTCGATGCTTTCCAAGTTCTCCCTCCCAGTGTCACTCTCAGAGTTCAAGAATCCGCTCGCACCGCCTGTTCAGGAG ACTCAGCTCATTCAAATGGTGATATGGATGCTCCAACACCGGCTTCTTATTCAGCTTCACACTTATGTCTGTCTGATGGTGCCACCAAATGAGGAGGATTTCCGAGCCCAAGATGAAGACATGCCCTTTACTGCTAGAGTTGGAGGCCGAAGTTTAAGCACCCCCAATGCTCTCAGCTTTGGTTCTCCAA CTAGTAGTGATGACATGACTCTGACAAGCCCTAGCATGGATAATTCCAGTGCTGAGTTGATACCTGGTGGGGACTCACCCCTAAATAAAAGGATGACAGAGAATCTCCTAGCAAGCTTGTTGGAACATGAGCGGGAAGCTATCCTTAATGTCCCTGCTGCCCAAAATCCAGAAGATCTTCGCATGTTTGCAAG GTTGCTGCACTATTTCCGAGGCCGACACCATTTGGAGGAGATCATGTACAACGAGAACATGCGTCGCTCccagctgctgatgctgtttgACAAATTCCGCAGTGTGCTGGTGGTGACCAGCCATGAGGACCCCgtgatttcagtttttcagtctCTCTTAAAGTGA
- the NPRL3 gene encoding GATOR1 complex protein NPRL3 isoform X5 translates to MCGKKFELKIDNVRFVGHPTLLQHALGQVSKTDPSPKREMPTMILFNVVFALRANADPSVINCLHNLSRRIAIVLQHEERRCQYLTREAKLILAIQDEVSAMSETTEGPQSPFHHILPKCKLARDLKETYDSLCTTGVVRLHINNWLEVSFCLPHKIHYVATNFIPPEAIERSLKSIRPYHALLLLNDEKSLLNELPLDCSPALVRVIKTTSAVKNLQQLAQDADLALLQVFQLAAHLVYWGKAIIIYPLCENNVYMLSPNASVCLYSPLADAFSCQFRGHNLPSMLSKFSLPVSLSEFKNPLAPPVQETQLIQMVIWMLQHRLLIQLHTYVCLMVPPNEEDFRAQDEDMPFTARVGGRSLSTPNALSFGSPTSSDDMTLTSPSMDNSSAELIPGGDSPLNKRMTENLLASLLEHEREAILNVPAAQNPEDLRMFARLLHYFRGRHHLEEIMYNENMRRSQLLMLFDKFRSVLVVTSHEDPVISVFQSLLK, encoded by the exons gtatCCAAAACTGATCCTTCACCAAAGAGAGAGATGCCCACTATGATTCTCTTCAACGTGGTGTTTGCACTAAGG GCCAATGCAGATCCATCTGTGATAAACTGCTTACACAACCTCTCCAGAAGAATTGCCATAGTCTTGCAGCATGAGGAGCGCCGCTGTCAGTACCTGACCAGGGAGGCCAAGCTGATCTTAGCTATTCAGGATGAAGTGTCTGCCATGTCAGAAA CCACAGAAGGGCCACAGTCCCCTTTTCATCATATCCTACCCAAGTGCAAACTGGCCAGAGATCTCAAAGAGACATATGACAG TCTCTGCACAACGGGGGTGGTCCGTTTACACATCAACAACTGGCTGGAAGTGAGTTTCTGCCTGCCTCATAAAATCCATTATGTTGCCACAAACTTCATACCCCCTGAAGCAATTGAGAGAAGCCTGAAATCTATCAG GCCTTACCATGCCTTATTACTTTTAAATGATGAGAAGTCATTGCTTAATGAGCTCCCATTGGACTGCTCTCCTGCCCTGGTGAGAGTAATTAAAACTACCTCTGCTGTGAAGAATTTGCAGCAACTGGCTCAAGATGCTGACTTAGCATTGCTGCAG GTTTTCCAGCTTGCTGCACATCTTGTTTACTGGGGAAAAGCAATTATTATTTATCCACTGTGTGAAAACAATGTCTACATGCTTTCTCCAAATGCTAGTGTCTGTCT TTATTCTCCATTAGCAGATGCGTTTTCTTGTCAGTTCCGGGGCCACAACCTGCCGTCGATGCTTTCCAAGTTCTCCCTCCCAGTGTCACTCTCAGAGTTCAAGAATCCGCTCGCACCGCCTGTTCAGGAG ACTCAGCTCATTCAAATGGTGATATGGATGCTCCAACACCGGCTTCTTATTCAGCTTCACACTTATGTCTGTCTGATGGTGCCACCAAATGAGGAGGATTTCCGAGCCCAAGATGAAGACATGCCCTTTACTGCTAGAGTTGGAGGCCGAAGTTTAAGCACCCCCAATGCTCTCAGCTTTGGTTCTCCAA CTAGTAGTGATGACATGACTCTGACAAGCCCTAGCATGGATAATTCCAGTGCTGAGTTGATACCTGGTGGGGACTCACCCCTAAATAAAAGGATGACAGAGAATCTCCTAGCAAGCTTGTTGGAACATGAGCGGGAAGCTATCCTTAATGTCCCTGCTGCCCAAAATCCAGAAGATCTTCGCATGTTTGCAAG GTTGCTGCACTATTTCCGAGGCCGACACCATTTGGAGGAGATCATGTACAACGAGAACATGCGTCGCTCccagctgctgatgctgtttgACAAATTCCGCAGTGTGCTGGTGGTGACCAGCCATGAGGACCCCgtgatttcagtttttcagtctCTCTTAAAGTGA